The Faecalibacterium prausnitzii genome includes a window with the following:
- a CDS encoding HlyD family secretion protein, producing MTTIQNLSDLQDRRIMMEKRVPPFGYAMILLVAGLLVFLTIWSTQNYRTYVSQSAGTVQASNKTYIMSSYSGSITELNISEGSYVNEGDLIAHVKSTDIDMQQDSYKSQLEIYQKQKAQYEKLLKSIQDDTNYFSETDLDDQPYYYQYESYKSQVQQKAFDASPYQAAGYSDEQIKALMEQNQSEIEALYYSTLQSITSNLTSVQTNIDNIQAQLDTLASGANDYYIYAPTSGVIHMDTPYKVGMVLSAGSALATVASENSDQEIVAALTVSDRPLINVGDPCKIAITGLSEYSYGNLTGTVTSIDSDVTSTEAGSYYKMTIKPNSTYVVSNSGDKVDLANGMSVTARVEYDKLTYFEYVMEALGVLFR from the coding sequence ATGACGACCATTCAGAACCTTTCCGACCTGCAGGATCGCCGCATCATGATGGAAAAGCGTGTGCCGCCCTTTGGCTACGCGATGATCCTTCTGGTGGCGGGCCTGCTGGTCTTCCTGACCATCTGGAGCACCCAGAACTACCGCACCTACGTCAGCCAATCGGCCGGCACGGTGCAGGCAAGCAACAAGACCTATATCATGTCCAGCTATTCCGGCTCCATCACCGAGCTCAACATCTCGGAGGGCAGCTATGTCAACGAGGGCGACCTCATCGCCCATGTCAAGAGCACCGACATCGACATGCAGCAGGACAGCTACAAGAGCCAGCTGGAGATCTATCAGAAGCAGAAGGCGCAGTACGAAAAGCTGCTGAAGTCCATTCAGGACGACACGAACTATTTCAGCGAGACCGACCTGGACGACCAGCCCTACTATTACCAGTACGAGAGCTACAAGAGCCAGGTGCAGCAGAAGGCTTTTGACGCTTCGCCCTATCAGGCGGCGGGCTACTCCGACGAGCAGATCAAGGCCCTGATGGAGCAGAACCAGAGCGAGATCGAGGCGCTGTACTACTCTACGCTGCAGTCCATCACCAGCAATCTGACCAGTGTGCAGACCAACATCGACAACATTCAGGCCCAGCTGGATACGCTGGCAAGCGGCGCGAACGATTACTACATCTATGCGCCCACGTCCGGCGTCATCCACATGGACACCCCCTATAAGGTGGGTATGGTGCTGAGCGCCGGTTCGGCACTGGCCACCGTGGCCAGCGAGAACAGCGATCAGGAGATCGTGGCGGCCCTGACCGTCAGCGACCGACCGCTCATCAACGTGGGCGACCCCTGCAAGATCGCCATCACCGGCCTGTCGGAGTATTCCTACGGCAACCTGACCGGCACGGTGACTTCCATTGACAGCGACGTGACCTCCACTGAGGCCGGCTCGTACTACAAGATGACCATCAAGCCCAACAGCACCTACGTGGTGAGCAACAGCGGCGACAAGGTCGATCTGGCCAACGGCATGAGCGTGACCGCCCGTGTCGAGTACGACAAGCTGACTTACTTTGAATATGTCATGGAGGCCCTGGGCGTTTTGTTCCGTTAA
- the sigK gene encoding RNA polymerase sporulation sigma factor SigK, giving the protein MLSFFRRLYVLFVCPGAAHYVAGVPSLPPPLTPEQEKALLARMMAGDRAARDDLITHNLRLVVYLAKKYENTGVPAEDMISIGTIGLIKAVNTFTPERNIKLATYASRCIGNEILMYLRKSSNRRQEASIDEPLNVDGDGNELLLSDILGSDEDLVSQRLEQSAERATLRQSVALLSPRERQIMELRFGLLDGVERTQKEAADALGISQSYISRLEKRIIRELKKKLED; this is encoded by the coding sequence CTGTTATCGTTTTTCCGTCGGCTGTACGTCCTGTTCGTCTGCCCCGGTGCCGCCCACTATGTTGCTGGGGTGCCCAGTCTGCCGCCGCCCCTGACACCGGAGCAGGAAAAAGCCCTGCTCGCCCGGATGATGGCAGGCGACCGCGCCGCGCGGGATGACCTCATCACCCACAACCTGCGGCTGGTGGTCTACCTTGCCAAAAAGTACGAGAACACCGGCGTCCCTGCCGAGGACATGATCTCCATCGGCACCATCGGGCTGATCAAAGCGGTCAATACCTTCACGCCGGAACGGAACATCAAACTTGCCACCTACGCAAGCCGCTGCATCGGCAACGAGATCCTGATGTATCTGCGCAAAAGCTCCAACCGCCGCCAGGAGGCCAGCATCGACGAGCCTTTGAACGTGGACGGCGACGGCAACGAGCTGCTTCTCTCCGACATCCTCGGCAGCGACGAGGATCTGGTCAGCCAGCGGCTCGAACAGAGTGCCGAGCGGGCCACCCTCCGGCAGTCGGTGGCCCTGCTCTCCCCGCGGGAGCGCCAGATCATGGAACTGCGCTTCGGGCTGCTGGACGGCGTCGAGCGCACCCAGAAAGAGGCCGCCGACGCCCTCGGCATCAGCCAGAGCTACATCTCCCGCCTCGAAAAACGCATCATCCGGGAATTGAAAAAGAAGCTGGAGGACTGA
- a CDS encoding peptidase domain-containing ABC transporter, whose amino-acid sequence MRYTYVRQHDTTDCAAASLAMVCLHYKKEITITRLRDMMGTDMKGTNLVGLQKAANELGFNTAAVRVDRENFLSDFTLPCIAQVITDQGLTHFVVIFKKTTIKDDDARRKHVLKEEEKKADTSKKYKCKDYVVIGDPAKDLEKISLDDFYKNFTGVLLLMNPTSEFKGGKAKKAGTSINGTSTDANAKGDKNTGKYHMLKRYVDLLWPQKKLFLYAILCSVILTVIGIVSTVFNKALMDEVLPYGLKNLLVTLILVFSVVNLTSNLLSTVRQWILIFLSIRIDIPLMLGYFEHVYKLPMKFFATRKTGEITTRYSDASTIKSVLTNIAMTIVMDVVMAVGVGIVLFRMNSSLFSLTLFSTALSLLLVIIFKQPYKRINEETMQQSAMLNSRMIESLRGIETIKCNACEDRELEALEREYIKSLKISLRSSKISTGQSLVSMVISTLLNMVTTYVGIMQVLNGELTLGGYMAFTTLSGYFTSPVSDLISMQMSIQEADISMKRLTEIMDYESEQAEDEEHTEMEQIEGDIEFKDVTFRYGNRSPALNHISFTIPQGQKVALVGSSGSGKSTITKLLLKYYEPESGEIDVNGINLDEYTNASVRRAISYVPQNVELFSKTLFENIRISRPEATLEQVKDAAKKADAHEFIRKLPLQYNTYLEEAGNGLSGGEKQRIALARAFLKDSNLYILDESTSSLDFGTENTIFDMIYNQLADKSMLIVAHRLSTVRDCDQILVMDHGEIVERGTHDELLAKQGKYYELWNLQQGIFRRKKEEPKPVAHAAVVEEDDDGGEAITY is encoded by the coding sequence ATGCGTTATACCTATGTGCGGCAGCACGACACGACCGACTGTGCAGCTGCCAGTCTCGCAATGGTGTGCCTCCATTACAAAAAGGAAATCACCATCACCCGCTTACGCGATATGATGGGAACCGACATGAAGGGCACGAACCTCGTGGGCCTGCAGAAAGCCGCCAATGAGCTTGGCTTCAACACGGCCGCCGTCCGAGTGGACCGCGAGAATTTTCTGAGTGATTTCACACTTCCCTGCATTGCGCAGGTCATCACCGACCAGGGTCTGACCCACTTTGTGGTCATCTTCAAGAAGACCACGATCAAGGACGATGATGCCCGCCGCAAGCATGTGTTGAAGGAAGAAGAAAAAAAGGCTGACACTTCCAAGAAGTACAAGTGCAAGGATTACGTCGTCATCGGCGACCCTGCCAAGGACCTCGAAAAGATCAGCCTGGACGACTTCTATAAAAACTTCACCGGCGTTCTGCTGCTGATGAACCCCACATCGGAGTTCAAGGGCGGCAAGGCAAAGAAAGCTGGCACCAGCATCAACGGCACCAGCACCGATGCAAACGCCAAGGGGGATAAGAACACCGGCAAATACCACATGCTCAAGCGGTATGTCGACCTGCTCTGGCCCCAGAAAAAACTTTTTCTTTATGCAATCCTCTGTTCGGTGATCCTTACGGTCATCGGCATCGTCTCCACAGTGTTCAACAAAGCACTGATGGATGAAGTGCTTCCGTATGGGTTGAAGAACTTACTCGTCACCCTGATCCTCGTGTTCAGCGTGGTCAACCTCACGAGCAACCTGCTCAGCACGGTTCGCCAGTGGATCTTGATCTTCCTGTCCATCCGGATCGACATTCCGCTGATGCTGGGCTACTTCGAGCATGTGTACAAACTGCCGATGAAGTTCTTCGCAACGCGGAAGACCGGTGAAATCACCACCCGTTACTCCGATGCAAGCACCATCAAATCGGTCCTGACCAACATCGCGATGACCATCGTGATGGACGTGGTGATGGCCGTAGGCGTTGGCATCGTGCTGTTCCGGATGAACTCCTCGCTGTTCTCGCTCACCCTGTTCAGCACCGCGCTGAGCCTGCTCCTCGTCATCATCTTCAAGCAGCCGTACAAGCGGATCAATGAAGAGACGATGCAGCAGTCCGCAATGTTGAACAGCCGGATGATCGAGAGCCTGCGCGGCATTGAGACCATCAAGTGCAATGCCTGCGAAGACCGCGAGCTGGAAGCTCTGGAACGCGAGTACATCAAGAGCCTGAAGATCAGCCTCCGATCCAGCAAGATCAGCACCGGCCAGTCTCTGGTGTCGATGGTGATCTCTACCCTGCTGAATATGGTGACCACTTACGTGGGCATCATGCAGGTGTTGAATGGTGAGCTGACACTGGGCGGCTATATGGCATTCACCACGCTGTCTGGTTACTTTACTTCTCCGGTGAGCGACCTGATCTCGATGCAGATGTCGATTCAGGAAGCCGATATCTCCATGAAGCGCCTGACCGAGATCATGGATTATGAATCCGAGCAGGCCGAAGATGAAGAGCACACCGAGATGGAACAGATCGAAGGCGACATCGAATTCAAAGATGTCACGTTCCGATATGGCAACCGCAGCCCCGCGCTGAATCACATCTCCTTCACCATCCCGCAGGGACAGAAGGTGGCGCTGGTCGGCAGCAGCGGCAGCGGCAAATCGACCATCACCAAACTCCTGCTCAAGTATTATGAGCCGGAGAGCGGCGAGATTGATGTGAACGGTATCAACCTCGATGAGTATACCAACGCATCGGTACGTCGTGCGATCTCTTACGTCCCGCAGAATGTCGAGCTGTTCAGCAAGACTCTGTTTGAGAATATCCGGATCTCGCGTCCGGAAGCCACCCTTGAACAGGTCAAGGACGCCGCCAAGAAGGCAGATGCACATGAGTTCATCCGCAAGCTGCCGCTGCAGTACAACACCTATCTGGAGGAAGCCGGCAACGGCTTGTCCGGTGGTGAGAAGCAGCGCATTGCCCTGGCTCGTGCCTTCCTGAAGGACTCGAACCTCTACATTCTGGACGAATCGACCAGCAGCCTGGACTTTGGCACAGAGAATACCATTTTTGATATGATCTACAACCAGCTGGCTGATAAGTCGATGCTCATCGTGGCACACCGCCTGTCCACTGTTCGTGACTGCGACCAGATCCTGGTCATGGATCACGGTGAGATCGTGGAGCGCGGCACACACGATGAACTGCTGGCAAAACAGGGCAAGTATTACGAGCTTTGGAACTTGCAGCAGGGCATCTTCCGCCGCAAGAAGGAAGAGCCGAAACCCGTTGCTCACGCTGCAGTGGTCGAGGAAGACGACGATGGCGGCGAGGCGATCACTTATTAA
- a CDS encoding endonuclease domain-containing protein, whose translation MKETTVVKNYKMLPTARRLRREMTPQEKTLWYQFLRTYPIKIYKQRIIESFVVDFYCAQARLVIELDGAQHYTEQGKAYDQERSQILREYGLYVLRFSNREIETQFPEVCQKIRQTIEARR comes from the coding sequence ATGAAGGAGACGACGGTTGTTAAGAACTACAAAATGCTGCCCACGGCCCGAAGGCTGCGCCGCGAAATGACACCGCAGGAAAAGACCCTTTGGTATCAATTTTTGCGTACCTATCCTATAAAAATCTACAAACAGCGGATCATAGAGTCCTTTGTGGTAGATTTTTACTGCGCCCAAGCGCGATTGGTGATTGAATTGGACGGCGCACAGCATTATACTGAACAGGGGAAGGCTTATGACCAGGAGCGAAGCCAGATCCTGCGGGAGTATGGGCTGTATGTGCTGCGCTTTTCAAACCGGGAGATCGAAACGCAATTCCCAGAAGTGTGCCAGAAGATCCGCCAGACCATAGAAGCCAGACGCTGA
- the sigG gene encoding RNA polymerase sporulation sigma factor SigG, whose product MYNKVELCGMDTAQLPVLTEAQKRELLTRVHAGDAAARQQMIEGNLRLVLSVVQRFAQRGENLDDLFQVGCIGLIKAIDNFDPAQNVRFSTYGVPMIIGEIRRFLRDNNALRVSRSLRDTAYKAMQARERLEKQLGREPTVNEIAQQAGLSRREVTAALESVVEPLSLEEPLYTDGGDAMYVIDQVRDPDGEDSWISGLQFRETVASLTPREKRIMELRYLKGETQMEVAREIGISQAQVSRLEKAALEQFRSK is encoded by the coding sequence ATGTACAACAAAGTCGAGCTCTGCGGGATGGATACGGCACAGCTGCCTGTCCTGACCGAAGCACAGAAGCGGGAGCTGCTGACGCGGGTCCATGCGGGCGACGCCGCCGCCCGCCAGCAGATGATCGAGGGCAACCTGCGGCTGGTGCTCAGCGTGGTGCAGCGGTTCGCCCAGCGAGGCGAGAATCTCGACGACCTGTTTCAGGTAGGCTGCATCGGGCTGATCAAGGCCATTGACAACTTTGATCCGGCCCAGAACGTGCGGTTCTCCACCTACGGCGTCCCGATGATCATCGGCGAGATCCGCCGCTTTCTGCGGGACAACAACGCCCTGCGGGTCAGCCGGTCGCTGCGGGATACGGCCTATAAAGCCATGCAGGCGCGGGAGAGGCTGGAAAAGCAGCTGGGCCGGGAGCCTACGGTGAACGAGATCGCGCAGCAGGCGGGCCTGTCCCGCCGGGAGGTGACGGCGGCGCTGGAGTCGGTGGTGGAACCGCTCAGCCTTGAGGAGCCGCTCTATACCGACGGCGGCGACGCCATGTATGTCATCGACCAGGTGCGTGACCCCGACGGCGAGGACAGCTGGATCAGCGGCCTGCAGTTCCGGGAGACCGTCGCGTCCCTGACCCCGCGCGAAAAGCGGATCATGGAGCTGCGCTACCTCAAGGGCGAAACGCAGATGGAGGTGGCGCGGGAGATCGGCATCAGCCAGGCGCAGGTCAGCCGGCTCGAAAAGGCCGCGCTGGAACAATTCCGCAGCAAATAG
- a CDS encoding sigma-E processing peptidase SpoIIGA, whose amino-acid sequence MIYLDVLLLVNFLTTALFLLAAGLLCGVSTSGGRVVGGALAGAAASLILLAPALPWPVSVGYQLASGVGIVLLGYGFPGGRCFLRLLAWFAALHFALTGAVLLPGAQANNFSIYLPLSPGLLLACAGGVYLAVQGILRFLGRNGGQTFPVTLQIGSASLPLRAFCDTGFSVQEPLSGREVVLVRFAAVQNALPGPLHTYLSAYFAAPSTLPPPELGLRFVPCTTVSGHCILPAVPAILASAPAQPLYAAFCDLPPPPGGWELLISPAVVPDAAFR is encoded by the coding sequence GTGATCTATCTCGATGTTCTTCTGCTGGTCAATTTTCTCACGACCGCGCTGTTTCTGCTGGCGGCGGGCCTGTTGTGCGGCGTGAGCACGTCGGGCGGGCGGGTCGTAGGCGGGGCGCTGGCCGGGGCGGCAGCCTCCCTCATCCTGCTGGCCCCTGCCCTGCCGTGGCCGGTGTCAGTCGGGTATCAGCTGGCCTCCGGGGTCGGCATCGTCCTGCTTGGCTATGGGTTTCCGGGCGGGCGGTGTTTTCTGCGGCTTCTGGCATGGTTCGCAGCCCTTCATTTTGCGCTGACAGGAGCCGTGCTCCTGCCCGGCGCACAGGCCAACAATTTCAGCATCTACCTTCCCCTCTCGCCGGGGCTGCTGCTGGCCTGTGCCGGAGGCGTGTATCTGGCTGTGCAGGGCATCCTGCGGTTTCTGGGCCGGAACGGCGGGCAGACGTTTCCCGTCACTCTGCAAATTGGCAGCGCATCCCTCCCACTCCGGGCCTTCTGCGACACCGGTTTCTCGGTGCAGGAGCCGCTTTCAGGCCGGGAAGTCGTACTCGTGCGCTTTGCCGCCGTGCAGAACGCCCTGCCCGGCCCGCTGCACACCTACTTATCCGCTTACTTCGCGGCCCCTTCCACCCTGCCGCCGCCCGAACTCGGCCTGCGGTTCGTCCCCTGCACCACGGTGTCCGGGCACTGCATCCTGCCCGCCGTCCCGGCCATACTGGCTTCGGCTCCGGCTCAGCCGCTCTATGCAGCCTTCTGTGACCTTCCGCCCCCGCCGGGCGGCTGGGAGCTGCTGATCTCGCCTGCCGTTGTACCCGATGCTGCGTTCCGATGA